From the Sphingobacterium sp. lm-10 genome, the window ACAGGTGTCGCAGAAGCGCAAACGGACAACCCTTATTATAGCCGTACCGATATCAAAAAACTAAAAGTATCGAATGCCGAATGGAAGAAAATACTTCCGGCAGATCTTTACGCCGTTGCTCGCGAGGGTGCCACAGAACAGGCATTTACAGGCAAGTATACTGATTTGGATGATCCCGGCACGTATTACTGTGCCGTGTGTGGCAATCAGCTTTTCCGAGCGGACGCTAAATTTGCTTCCACTTGTGGCTGGCCCTCTTTTTATGAGCCGGTACGCAAAAAATCCGTTATCTACCTGAAAGATCTTTCCTATGGTATGGAACGTACAGAAGTACAATGTGGCCGGTGTGAATCTCACCTGGGTCATATTTTCGACGACGGACCTGAGCCGACTGGAAAGCGTTATTGTATGAATTCTATTAGTTTAGATTTTGAGCCTGATCATAAGGTTATTAACGATAAAAAATAAAAAAAAAGCTTGTTTTTACATCCAAAGTCAGCAAGCTATCGTAAATGAGAGAAACAACAATACAATTTATTCTATAAAAATATTATCATGAAAAAAGCAACATTATGGAGTGCAGCAGTTTTAGCACTGGCACTTTCCTCACAAGCAGTAGATGTGCAAGCACAAATGAAAGAAAAAACGGTTACCGTAGGAGGAGCTCCAATGTATCCGTCGAAAAATATTGTAGAAAATGCGGTTAATTCTAAAGACCACACCACATTGGTGGCTGCGGTAAAAGCAGCGGGATTAGTAGAAACATTATCCGGTAAAGGGCCTTTCACTGTTTTCGCACCAACAAATGCTGCATTCGATATGCTTCCAGCTGGTACGGTAGAAACCTTAGTTAAGCCAGAAAACAAAGCAATGTTGACAAATATCTTGACTTACCATGTGGTACCGGGTAAATTGGATGCAAAAGCAATCTGGAAAAAGTTGGACAAAGATGGTAAAGCACAATTGACTACGGTTCAAGGAGAGAAACTAACCATCTGGAAAAAAGATAAGGATTTATACATCAAAGATAGCAAAGGTGGAGATGCTAAAATCACTATTGCAGACGTAAACCAATCTAATGGCGTGATCCATGTAATTGATCACGTATTGATGCCCTAACGATTAATATAATTGGTCGATTGTGTTTGAATATTAAATGTGTGAAGCCTCCATCGTTTTCGATGGAGGCTTTATTATTTAATGGCTTAGTACTTCTGTAATCGGCTTGCCAATACTACCGTTTGGCTCCATAATATGTAGCAGCGAAGATATAGTTGGCGCGATGTCAATAATTTCTACCGGCCTATTACTTTTCCCTTGTGGAATTCCCCAGCCCATAAAAATCAACGGAATATGAGAATCATAAGGTGACCAGACGCCGTGTGTAGTACCTGGAGAGCGTGGTGTGCCAGCATACCATTGCGGGTCTACGATAATTTGTATAGATCCGCTTCGTTTGCGATTATAACCATTAATGATCTTCTCGCGCAGTGGAGCTGGAAGCAACATGTTTTGATGACCTTCCAAATCAACAACGTAGGCAATTCCTTCTTCCTTATTCAGGGTTTTGATCACCCTATTTCGGATAGCAGTATCATCAAGGCTCAGAGAATCTATTAAGCTATTATTAAGATGTACTTGATAATTCGTTAAGCTAATCACAAGCCCGTCTTGACCAAATTGCTCCTTTAGTACTTCGTTTAAGTTGCGTTGAATTTGCCGGCTAAATAAATACCCTCCGCTTCCTTTTTGATCGGTATAATACAATGGATTGTACGAAACTGCGTGGTCTGCTGTCAGAAAAAAAGTGTAATTTCCCTCACCGACGGTGTCGTCCAGGTATTTCAAAAATTCAGCAATGTCCTGGTCCAGTCTCAGGTAAGTGTCTTCAATCTCCACAGAAGACAGTGAATATCGGTGGCCGATATAATCAGTGGCGGATAGACTGACGCACAAGAAATCTGTCTGTGCATCTGGATTATTGCCCAGTTGTTCATTTTTGATAGCGTCCTTCGCGAAATCTAATGTGAAAGTATTGCCTTGCGGCATCGTTTTTATCAACTCCAAACCTGCGTCCTTAACGAGTTCAGAAGTCTTTCTCGGAAATACAGGCTTATCTTCACCAGGCCACGTACCTTCATAAATATTGTCATCGGCAATACTATTGACATAGCTGTTGATTGGATAGAGTGTATTCCAATCTTGGTTGATGTATTTGGTGGCTAAATCCTGACTGTTGAAATTATTGACCCATTTGGGTAGCGCATCCATGTAAAATGTACTGGAAATCCAGTTGCCTGATTTGCTATCAAACCAGTAAGCTGCATTCGCCAGATGACCGGCAGGTAATATCCCCCCGCGATCTTTAATGGAAATTCCCACCACCTTCGATCTAAAATTGGTAGCTAAGCGCAACTCATCAGTTACGGTAGAAGCCAATAGGTTCCTCGGTGATTGCTGTCCTTCTTTGCCATCTGCTCCCAAGCCTTTGACCAGATCATCTTCGGTACAATACATCGATTGTCCAGTAGCTTGCTCAATCCAGTCATTTCCCGCGATCCCATGAATCGAGGGAACCGAGCCCGTATATACGGAGCTATGTCCTATTGCAGTAAAAGTAGGTACATAATTGATCAGGGTATTTTCACAGGAGAATCCTTGTTTTAACAATCGTTTAAACCCATCATCTCCATATCGGTCAGCAAAACGATAAAGGTAATCCCATCGCATCTGATCGACCATTAAACCGACCACTAGTTTTGGTCGTTCCACCTGTGCGTAAGAATTAGAAGTGATACAGCATGCCAGTGCATACCAGAAAATAAGAAATGAAATCTTTTTCATAATTGTAAATACCAGGATCAATGAGCCAGCAAATTTAACAAATCTTTTGGGATCGATTTGAAAGGCTTTGTCACGATATAGTTGGCATTTGGCATTCGAACGCCACAAAAATTCATTTGTTTTTCATCACGAAAAAAGGTCGTGATACTGGCATAGATATAGTAGATCAATTTACATACGCGGTGATTCCGGCTTATTGTAATCCACAGAATCTCCCGTAATGGAATCCAATTGTACGCTGTCCTGGAGATCGGGCGTTTGATCAAAGGAGCGATTTTGTTCCTCAATTTGGTCTGTACCCTTTTTATTTTCTTGCGTGTTGTCGCACGACGTAACGATCAGGGTGCTGAATAGTAGCGTTGCACCTAATAAATTTGTTCTCATGATGTTGTCTATCTATTTGTGAGTGATATAAATACTGTTGAAAGAACAAGAAGTGAGTAAAAATGTTATTTCCGGGGCATAAAAAAAGGTTTTCAAACGGGGAGAATGAAAACCTTTACTAACCAATTATAAACCTAAATTATGATGACACAAAGATAGTGTAAAAAGTACACTATTCAAATCTTTTTGAAAAAATTTAGTTTTTAGACAAAATTTTGACAATTAATCTTGAACGTTAATTACCAAGCAGGCGTTTGAAAACCGGGTTATGAGAAGGTAAGCATTAGAAAAGAAAGGTTTTAAAAGACAAAAGTCATCCGGGGGGTGGATGACTGATGCTTATTATATGCTGTGTAAAAAAATGTGCTAATGTATTGTATCGGATAGTTACAAAGTCGATGCCAATCGCAGCATTTACCCATGCTATTACGTAGTATTAACTGCTAAATACCGTAATAAACGCAGGTTTATCGTGTAAATACGGTATATTTTTGATTACGCTTCAGTCTGTTAATCATCGTTTTCAGTTTAATATATGGGAGCTTTGGTCATATTAGGCTGTACGCAAGGGTTAAAATTTGCAAATTTGTATTGTGGGTAATCGGTAACCTGAAAATAAATAATTTGATGAATGAATAATACCAGAGATAGCTTCCTGAATAACACGGCCAAGCGGATAATCTACGTAGTGTCTGCTTTTCTCCTGCTGTACCTAGTGGTATACTTGATGGATCCATTCTCTGTCTATTGGGATACATTCTTCACGCGTCCTGGTGATCAGGTGCTTTTAGATCTGATGACATCCTTATTATTTTGCTTTCTAATATCCGAGTCGAGCATTAATATTGGTAAATGGCTGAATACAAAGATCTCCTGGACGCAGTATCCGGGGAAGAGGCTTGCTGCCGAAACAATCTTGAACCTTACGGTCGTCATGCTGATTAATCAATTATTCAGTCTGATTTGTCCTTATATATTTGCAGATCAGCCTATTGCAGACAATAATCCGTTAGCCATGGAAGCGGAAACGCGGGAAATGCTGCGTTGGGTGTTAGTGAGTATTGTGATCTCCTTGATGATCATGGGAATCAATATTGGGAATTATCTTGTTGTAAACTGGAAGAACGAGGCTATCCGCTCAGCAGAACTTAGCCAAGTAGCCATGGAGGCAGAATTGCAATCCTTGAAGCTCCAAATAGATCCTCATTTTGTATTTAATAATCTCAGCGTACTTTCAGAGCTTATTTTGGAAAACCAGCAGGTAGGATACGAATATGCCGAGAATTTTAGCCGAATTTATCGGTACCTTTTGGTCAATGCTAAAAAAGATGTGCTTACACTTGATGAAGAGTTAAAGTTTCTAACACCTTATCGCTATCTCATACAGCAGCGTTTTGGCGATGGTGTACAGTTTGATATACAGGTAGATCCTCAATACCGTTCTTATCACTTGCCGCCGCTTACTTTACAGCTTTTAGTAGAAAATGCTTTAAAACATAACAAAACGAGCAAACGAGACCCGTTGCAGATAAGAATACATACCACAGATGCTGGAGAATTACTAGTAGAAAATACGCTTCTTCCGCTAGGAAAAGAGATTCCATCATCTGGAATTGGTATTAAGAATATTAAACGTAGATACAAATTACTATCTACAGCAGAGCCTAATATTCAGCAGGATGAAGATACTTTCGCCGTTACACTTCCACTGTTTAAATTATGAAAATACTCATCGTTGAAGACGAAAAACCGAATGCAGACCGCTTAAAGCGACTAATTAAAGAGCTTAGGCCGAGAGCCGAAGTGAT encodes:
- the pafA gene encoding alkaline phosphatase PafA; this encodes MKKISFLIFWYALACCITSNSYAQVERPKLVVGLMVDQMRWDYLYRFADRYGDDGFKRLLKQGFSCENTLINYVPTFTAIGHSSVYTGSVPSIHGIAGNDWIEQATGQSMYCTEDDLVKGLGADGKEGQQSPRNLLASTVTDELRLATNFRSKVVGISIKDRGGILPAGHLANAAYWFDSKSGNWISSTFYMDALPKWVNNFNSQDLATKYINQDWNTLYPINSYVNSIADDNIYEGTWPGEDKPVFPRKTSELVKDAGLELIKTMPQGNTFTLDFAKDAIKNEQLGNNPDAQTDFLCVSLSATDYIGHRYSLSSVEIEDTYLRLDQDIAEFLKYLDDTVGEGNYTFFLTADHAVSYNPLYYTDQKGSGGYLFSRQIQRNLNEVLKEQFGQDGLVISLTNYQVHLNNSLIDSLSLDDTAIRNRVIKTLNKEEGIAYVVDLEGHQNMLLPAPLREKIINGYNRKRSGSIQIIVDPQWYAGTPRSPGTTHGVWSPYDSHIPLIFMGWGIPQGKSNRPVEIIDIAPTISSLLHIMEPNGSIGKPITEVLSH
- a CDS encoding fasciclin domain-containing protein, whose protein sequence is MKKATLWSAAVLALALSSQAVDVQAQMKEKTVTVGGAPMYPSKNIVENAVNSKDHTTLVAAVKAAGLVETLSGKGPFTVFAPTNAAFDMLPAGTVETLVKPENKAMLTNILTYHVVPGKLDAKAIWKKLDKDGKAQLTTVQGEKLTIWKKDKDLYIKDSKGGDAKITIADVNQSNGVIHVIDHVLMP
- the msrB gene encoding peptide-methionine (R)-S-oxide reductase MsrB; protein product: MRAINTHPISTLLFMLAVFFTTGVAEAQTDNPYYSRTDIKKLKVSNAEWKKILPADLYAVAREGATEQAFTGKYTDLDDPGTYYCAVCGNQLFRADAKFASTCGWPSFYEPVRKKSVIYLKDLSYGMERTEVQCGRCESHLGHIFDDGPEPTGKRYCMNSISLDFEPDHKVINDKK
- a CDS encoding histidine kinase, with amino-acid sequence MNNTRDSFLNNTAKRIIYVVSAFLLLYLVVYLMDPFSVYWDTFFTRPGDQVLLDLMTSLLFCFLISESSINIGKWLNTKISWTQYPGKRLAAETILNLTVVMLINQLFSLICPYIFADQPIADNNPLAMEAETREMLRWVLVSIVISLMIMGINIGNYLVVNWKNEAIRSAELSQVAMEAELQSLKLQIDPHFVFNNLSVLSELILENQQVGYEYAENFSRIYRYLLVNAKKDVLTLDEELKFLTPYRYLIQQRFGDGVQFDIQVDPQYRSYHLPPLTLQLLVENALKHNKTSKRDPLQIRIHTTDAGELLVENTLLPLGKEIPSSGIGIKNIKRRYKLLSTAEPNIQQDEDTFAVTLPLFKL